The stretch of DNA GACAAGCAGCCGTGGGATGTGTTGGCGTACGCGCTGAAGACCTACCGGCAGCGTATTGTGTTGGCCTGCAGTTTCGGGGCGGAAGATGTCGCCCTTGTGGATATGGTGCATCGCATCGATCCGGAGGCGCCGCTCTTTTATCTGGATACGGATTTTCTGTTTCCCGAAACCTTCGACGTGCGTGATCGGATTATCGCGCGGTACGGGTTGAAGCCAGCGCAGGTCATCCAGATGAAATCCCTGTTGACGCCGGAACAGCAGGCCTCCCAATATGGCGACAAGTTGTGGGCCAGCAAGCCGGACCAATGCTGCGAGCTCCGGAAAATCGAACCGCTCACTCGTATTCTCGGCGAATACTCGGCCTGGATTACCGGAATTCGGCGGGATCAGGCTCCCACCAGGGCGAACGCCGGGTTGATCGAGTGGGACAAAAAATTCAACCTAGTCAAAGTGAATCCTCTGGCCCGATGGAGCAGTGAAAACGTCTGGACGTATCTCCAGCTCCATGAGGTGCCCTATAACACGTTACACGACCGCAATTACCCCAGCATCGGCTGTACCCATTGTACGGCGCCTGTCCTTCCGGGAGACGATCCGCGTTCCGGTCGGTGGAAGAATTTCGGCAAGACCGAGTGCGGGCTGCACAAGTAACATCATCGTCACCCTGAAATCAGACAAGGTCATTACCATCCATGCAACATCTGCTTGCCAAAGTCGCTAAAGGTCAAAAAACATCCAAGGATCTCACGTGGGAAGAAGCCAAGCAGGCCATGCGCCTTATGATTGAGGGCACCGCGACGCCTGCGCAAGTCGGGGCGTTCCTCACGGCCATGCGGTTTAAGTCCGAATCGGTCACGGAATTAGCCGCGTTCACCGCGGCGGCGCGCCAGTATGTGCCGCCGGTGCCGGTGCGATCGGGGCTCGGAGTCGTCGACGTGCCGGTCTATGCAGGCAAACGGGAAACGTTTCACGCCACCATTCCCGCCGCGATTATTGCGGCCGCTGCCGGAGCGGTGGTGCTCTTGCACGGAGTGGATGGGCCCCCGGATCGACGGGGCATTTCGTCGGTGCTGAAGCTCTTGGGTATTCCTGTTGATAGGACCGCCAAGCTCGTTGGGGCCGAATTGGAAACAAAGGGGCTCGCGTATCTGGATCTGGCGCTGTACCACCCGCCGGTGAGCCGGTTCCTGGAAATGAGACAGGAATTGGGCGTGCGCAATTTCTTTCATCCCGTGGCACGCCTGCTCAACCCGGCCCGCGCCACCTCACAGGTAATCGGTTTGTCGCATCCGCCCTACTTCGAAAAGATGATCGAGGCGTTGCGTATGCTGAGTTGCCCGCGCGCGTTGGTCATTCGCGGCGTCGAAGGGGATCCGGAGCTGTCGATCGGCAATTCCACGCGTCTCTTGGAGCTCAAGGATGAGCGCATCACGCCGTTTACCTTCCAGCCGAAGGATGCGGGATTGTCGATGGCGACCTTTCGCGAGATGGCCGGGTTCCCCGTCGAACAGCGGGAACGGGAAGCTGATCTGATCAAGCGGCTCATTGCCAACGAGATTCAGGGTGGGCAACGGGATTGGGTCCTCCTCAATGCGGCCATGTTGCTCTATGCAGCCGGCAAAGGGACGTCGATTATTGGAAATCTTACTGCAGCCAGAAGCGCGTTGGAGTCAGGTCAGGCCAAAGCCAAGCTGGCTGAATTGGTGGCGGTCTCCGGATCAAATGCGGGAACCGCGCAGAAGGTCGGCCTGTCAGCGTAAACGGAAAACGGTGAACCATGAAACATCTGCGTCAACTCGAAGATCAAAGTGTCTATATTCTTCGCGAAGCCTATAAGCATTTCAATCACCTCGCGATGCTCTGGTCAATGGGCAAGGACTCGACGGTGCTCTTGTGGCTGGCCCGTAAGGCCTTTTTCGGGCATGTGCCGTTTCCCTTGCTCCATGTGGATACGAGTTACAAGATCCCGGCCATGATCGAATATCGCGATCGGATTGCCCGCGAGTGGCGCCTCAATCTGGTGGTGGGGCAGAACAAAGAGGCCCTGGCCGCCGGAATGAATCATACACTCGGGCGGGATGTCTGCTGTACCGCCTTAAAGACGACGGCCATGAAGAATCTGGTCGAAGAAAAGGGGTACACCGGCATTATTCTCGGCGTGCGGGCGGATGAAGACAGCACCAGGGCGAAGGAACGATATTTTTCGCCGCGCGACAAACATGGGGATTGGGATTTCCGCGACCAGCCGCCGGAACTATGGGATCAGTTCAAGACCACGTTCCCGCCGGGCACGCATATCCGGATTCATCCGCTCCTCGATTGGACCGAGATCAACATTTGGGAATACATCAAGCACGAGAATATCCCCTTCATGGATCTCTACCTAGACAGGGGGGATGGCACACGCTATCGCAGTCTGGGTTGCGCGCCTTGTACCACGCCCATCAAGTCCACGGCAAAAACGGTGGACGAGATTATTACGGAGCTCCGTGGGAGTCATGTGGCGGAACGGGCCGGTCGGGCACAGGACGCGGGGCGAGGCATGGAGATGCTCCGCAAGAAGGGGTACATGTGAGGCGGCTTACGCCGGCTGGATAACCGGCAGGCGACCGATTACGACCACGAACCACGGTTCCATTGAACGAGTGAATCATATGACACAGCACGACCAAAGTAAGCCGCAAGAGAGCCTCAACATCGTCATCGTGGGCCATGTGGATCACGGGAAGTCCACGTTGGTGGGACGACTCTACGCCGACACCGGGTCTTTGCCCGAAGGCAAGCTGGAAAAGGTGCAGGCGATCTGCCGCCAGCAGGGCAAGGAATTTGAGTATGCGTTCCTGTTCGATGCGTTTCTGGAAGAACAGGAGCAGGGCATCACGATCGATACGGCGCGCACGTTTTTTATCTGGAACGGGCGGCAGTACATCATTATCGACGCGCCGGGGCACAAAGAGTTTTTGAAGAACATGATCTCCGGTGCCGCCCGGGCGGAGGCTGCGCTATTGCTCATCGATGCCTTGGAAGGTGTGCGCGAGCAATCCAAGAAACATGGCTACCTCCTGTCGCTACTCGGCGTGACGCAGTTTTCGGTGGTCGTCAATAAGATGGATTTGGTCGGGTATCGGCAGGATGTGTTCGACGGGATCGAAAAGGAATACCGGGAATTCCTGGGTCAGTTCCGGGCGGTTCCCCAGCAGATGATTCCGGTCAGCGCGAAGATGGGTGACAACATCGCGACGCGCAGCACCCATATGAATTGGTATCAGGGGCCTACGGTGCTGGAGTCGCTGGCTCTCTTCAAGAAGGAGCAGGTTCGCTCTGAACAGCCGCTCCGATTTCCACTACAGGACGTCTATAAATTCGATGCGCGGCGGATTTTGGCCGGGCGCATTACGGCCGGCCGTCTCAAGGTCGGCGATCAGCTGGTGTTTTCGCCGTCCAATAAGACGGCCGTCGTGCAATCGATCGAAGGGTTCAACGTCGATCCGCCCCGGAGTGAGGCGCAGGCCGGTCAATCGGTCGGGGTCACATTGGACGAGCAGATTTTCGTGGAGCGTGGCGAAATCGCCTCGCATCGGGACTCGATTCCGCTGGTATCGACTGCCATTCGTGTGAATTTGTTTTGGATGGGGAGACGACCGCTGGAGAAGGGGCGGAAGTACGTCCTGCGCCTCGCCACGCGCGAGGTGGCCTGCGAGGTGGCCGCGATTCATCGGATTATCGACACCGCCGATCTGGCACAGCTTCAGGAGAGTCAGTCGGTGGCCAAGAACCAGGTTGCCGAGCTGACCCTGCGTGTGAAATCGCCGCTCGCGTTTGACTTGTCGTCGTCATTCGAAGCCACAGGTCGATTCGTGCTGGTCGATGAGTACGATATCGCTGGGGGCGGGATCATCACCGAGTTGGTGCATGACGAGCAGGAAGGGCTGCGCGAAGAGGCGAGGCAGCGTGAATATGCATGGCTCACGGGCGATGTCCGGGCCGAGGATCGCGCCGCGCAATACGGGCATCGGGCCGCCATCGTGTTATTCACCGGTTCAGCCCAAACAGGCAAGACATTTCTTGCACGACGGGTGGAGGCGCTGCTGGTTGCTGACAGTCGGCATGCCTATCTGCTCGAAGGCGAAAATCTGTTGCAGGGATTGGACGCAGATCTGTCGGCGGCTGATCCGTCTTTTGCAGCCGAGCGAGTGCGGCGGTACGGAGAGGTCGCTAGGTTGTTGATCGATACGGGGTTGATTGTCGTCTCGACGAGCAAAACCTTCGGAATCAATTATCAGCGAATGGGCGAGATGATCCGAACGTTGGTGCAGCCGGCTCCGGTGATTTCCGTGCACATGAGCAGGGCGGGGGAGGAGGCACCGCCGAATACCGATTTACACTTCGCGGGGCCGCAGGATTTCGACGCCGCTGCCCGTCAGATCTTGGAGGAGTTGAAGCGCCGGGGCGTGCTCATACAGCCGTCCGGCACGAAGTCCACCATCCAGTATTCAATTTAGTCGTGGGTCGGAGGCTGTTTGACTCCATTGAAACCCCTGTGGTAGCGTCCTTCATCAACAATTCCGAGGGTTTTTCATGACCATGGCTGCCGGCAAGGATCTCAAGGCGATCCTCACAAAGCTTCAATATTCCGACGACGCGAAAGTCGTGCAGCAGATCACCGCGCAGATGAAGCAGGTGCAGGCTCGAATGGCCGGCGTCAAGCAGAAGCTGGTCGTGATGAGCGGCAAGGGTGGCGTCGGCAAAAGCATGACGACCGTGAACCTGGCGTTGGCCTTTGCGCGACAGGGTGCGAAGGTTGGATTGCTGGATGTCGATTTGAACGGTCCCTGCGTTCCGCGGATGATGGGTCTGCACGGACAGTCGTTACGCATGACTCCCGAGGGCGCACAGCCTCCTGTCGGTCCTCTGGGCATCAAGGTCGCCTCGATGGATTTTTTCCTCGATGATGCGT from Nitrospira sp. encodes:
- a CDS encoding GTP-binding protein, with the protein product MTQHDQSKPQESLNIVIVGHVDHGKSTLVGRLYADTGSLPEGKLEKVQAICRQQGKEFEYAFLFDAFLEEQEQGITIDTARTFFIWNGRQYIIIDAPGHKEFLKNMISGAARAEAALLLIDALEGVREQSKKHGYLLSLLGVTQFSVVVNKMDLVGYRQDVFDGIEKEYREFLGQFRAVPQQMIPVSAKMGDNIATRSTHMNWYQGPTVLESLALFKKEQVRSEQPLRFPLQDVYKFDARRILAGRITAGRLKVGDQLVFSPSNKTAVVQSIEGFNVDPPRSEAQAGQSVGVTLDEQIFVERGEIASHRDSIPLVSTAIRVNLFWMGRRPLEKGRKYVLRLATREVACEVAAIHRIIDTADLAQLQESQSVAKNQVAELTLRVKSPLAFDLSSSFEATGRFVLVDEYDIAGGGIITELVHDEQEGLREEARQREYAWLTGDVRAEDRAAQYGHRAAIVLFTGSAQTGKTFLARRVEALLVADSRHAYLLEGENLLQGLDADLSAADPSFAAERVRRYGEVARLLIDTGLIVVSTSKTFGINYQRMGEMIRTLVQPAPVISVHMSRAGEEAPPNTDLHFAGPQDFDAAARQILEELKRRGVLIQPSGTKSTIQYSI
- the trpD gene encoding anthranilate phosphoribosyltransferase, with the protein product MQHLLAKVAKGQKTSKDLTWEEAKQAMRLMIEGTATPAQVGAFLTAMRFKSESVTELAAFTAAARQYVPPVPVRSGLGVVDVPVYAGKRETFHATIPAAIIAAAAGAVVLLHGVDGPPDRRGISSVLKLLGIPVDRTAKLVGAELETKGLAYLDLALYHPPVSRFLEMRQELGVRNFFHPVARLLNPARATSQVIGLSHPPYFEKMIEALRMLSCPRALVIRGVEGDPELSIGNSTRLLELKDERITPFTFQPKDAGLSMATFREMAGFPVEQREREADLIKRLIANEIQGGQRDWVLLNAAMLLYAAGKGTSIIGNLTAARSALESGQAKAKLAELVAVSGSNAGTAQKVGLSA
- the cysD gene encoding sulfate adenylyltransferase subunit CysD: MKHLRQLEDQSVYILREAYKHFNHLAMLWSMGKDSTVLLWLARKAFFGHVPFPLLHVDTSYKIPAMIEYRDRIAREWRLNLVVGQNKEALAAGMNHTLGRDVCCTALKTTAMKNLVEEKGYTGIILGVRADEDSTRAKERYFSPRDKHGDWDFRDQPPELWDQFKTTFPPGTHIRIHPLLDWTEINIWEYIKHENIPFMDLYLDRGDGTRYRSLGCAPCTTPIKSTAKTVDEIITELRGSHVAERAGRAQDAGRGMEMLRKKGYM
- a CDS encoding phosphoadenylyl-sulfate reductase — encoded protein: MNETQKSAERPSDAELKALSDSFEDKQPWDVLAYALKTYRQRIVLACSFGAEDVALVDMVHRIDPEAPLFYLDTDFLFPETFDVRDRIIARYGLKPAQVIQMKSLLTPEQQASQYGDKLWASKPDQCCELRKIEPLTRILGEYSAWITGIRRDQAPTRANAGLIEWDKKFNLVKVNPLARWSSENVWTYLQLHEVPYNTLHDRNYPSIGCTHCTAPVLPGDDPRSGRWKNFGKTECGLHK